A portion of the Colius striatus isolate bColStr4 chromosome 1, bColStr4.1.hap1, whole genome shotgun sequence genome contains these proteins:
- the USP18 gene encoding ubl carboxyl-terminal hydrolase 18 isoform X3, with translation MGQRSGRQENSKKLELAVSETMQAEEKLQNNKEEDEEPMAKDRRLISVFGVADLKNGAIGLYNVGQSCCLNSVLQVFLMNIHFTGLLRRITVPPSAAQKRKNVPYQMLLLLEEMQRGKQKAVSPIALACCLSVYRVKLFVQHDAAQLFLTLWNLIKKQMKMPELVEELSDLYAICIQEHLACQKCSFEVKRKSSMITLPIPVLDFNSQVLKTLEACLQYFFHPEELTDKNMCFCEQCGRKTPFLQSMKLVHLPQTLTIHLKRFCFEESAKIHKLSHYLPFPQDLDFNAILTEDQCQADDKEKC, from the exons ATGGGACAAAGAAGCGGACGtcaagaaaacagcaagaaactAGAGCTGGCAGTAAGTGAGACCATGCAGGCAGAAGAAAAGCTACAAAATAAtaaagaggaagatgaagagcCAATGGCCAAAGACCGGAGGCTAATATCAGTCTTTGGTGTGGCAGACTTGAAAAATG GAGCTATTGGACTGTACAACGttggacagagctgctgtctgAACTCTGTGCTTCAAGTGTTCCTCATGAATATACACTTCACAGGGTTACTTCGAAG GATCACAGTGCCACCAAGTGCTGctcagaagaggaagaatgtCCCGTACCAAATGCTCCTGCTGTTGGAGGAAATGCAGCGTGGCAAGCAGAAAGCTGTTTCTCCCATTGCCCTGGCGTGTTGCCTTTCAGTATACAGAGTGAAAT TGTTTGTGCAGCATGATGCTGCCCAGCTCTTTCTGACTCTCTGGAACTTGATAAAGAAGCAGATGAAAATGCCAGAGCTG GTTGAAGAGCTGAGTGATTTGTATGCCATCTGTATACAGGAGCACCTGGCCTGTCAGAAATGCTCTTTCGAAGTAAAGAGGAAGAGCAGCATGATAACCCTTCCAATCCCAGTGTTGGATTTCAATTCTCAAGTGCTGAAGACTCTG GAGGCCTGTctgcaatattttttccatCCAGAAGAACTGACTGATAAAAACATGTGTTTCTGTGAACAGTGTGGAAGGAAAACACCATTTCTGCAG AGCATGAAGCTAGTCCATCTGCCACAGACTCTGACCATACACCTAAAACGCTTCTGCTTTGAAGAATCGGCCAAGATTCACAAGCTCAGTCACTATCTGCCATTCCCACAAGACCTTGATTTCAATGCAATCTTGACAGAAGATCAGTGCCAAGCAGATGACAAAGAAAAG TGTTGA
- the USP18 gene encoding ubl carboxyl-terminal hydrolase 18 isoform X2 — MGQRSGRQENSKKLELAVSETMQAEEKLQNNKEEDEEPMAKDRRLISVFGVADLKNGAIGLYNVGQSCCLNSVLQVFLMNIHFTGLLRRITVPPSAAQKRKNVPYQMLLLLEEMQRGKQKAVSPIALACCLSVYRVKLFVQHDAAQLFLTLWNLIKKQMKMPELVEELSDLYAICIQEHLACQKCSFEVKRKSSMITLPIPVLDFNSQVLKTLSMKLVHLPQTLTIHLKRFCFEESAKIHKLSHYLPFPQDLDFNAILTEDQCQADDKEKAAWQYELFAVVAHSGSTSCGHYCAYVRSLTECKWYCFNDSEVCQVSWDDVKCTYGHSSLHWGETAYLLTYMRKHSQ; from the exons ATGGGACAAAGAAGCGGACGtcaagaaaacagcaagaaactAGAGCTGGCAGTAAGTGAGACCATGCAGGCAGAAGAAAAGCTACAAAATAAtaaagaggaagatgaagagcCAATGGCCAAAGACCGGAGGCTAATATCAGTCTTTGGTGTGGCAGACTTGAAAAATG GAGCTATTGGACTGTACAACGttggacagagctgctgtctgAACTCTGTGCTTCAAGTGTTCCTCATGAATATACACTTCACAGGGTTACTTCGAAG GATCACAGTGCCACCAAGTGCTGctcagaagaggaagaatgtCCCGTACCAAATGCTCCTGCTGTTGGAGGAAATGCAGCGTGGCAAGCAGAAAGCTGTTTCTCCCATTGCCCTGGCGTGTTGCCTTTCAGTATACAGAGTGAAAT TGTTTGTGCAGCATGATGCTGCCCAGCTCTTTCTGACTCTCTGGAACTTGATAAAGAAGCAGATGAAAATGCCAGAGCTG GTTGAAGAGCTGAGTGATTTGTATGCCATCTGTATACAGGAGCACCTGGCCTGTCAGAAATGCTCTTTCGAAGTAAAGAGGAAGAGCAGCATGATAACCCTTCCAATCCCAGTGTTGGATTTCAATTCTCAAGTGCTGAAGACTCTG AGCATGAAGCTAGTCCATCTGCCACAGACTCTGACCATACACCTAAAACGCTTCTGCTTTGAAGAATCGGCCAAGATTCACAAGCTCAGTCACTATCTGCCATTCCCACAAGACCTTGATTTCAATGCAATCTTGACAGAAGATCAGTGCCAAGCAGATGACAAAGAAAAG GCTGCCTGGCAGTATGagctttttgctgttgttgctcATTCAGGATCAACTAGTTGTGGACACTACTGTGCCTACGTTCGAAGTCTGACAGAATGTAAATGGTATTGCTTCAATGATTCCGAGGTTTGCCAG GTGTCATGGGATGATGTTAAGTGCACCTATGGACATTCCAGCCTCCATTG GGGAGAAACGGCCTATCTCTTGACTTACATGAGAAAACATTCTCAGTAG
- the USP18 gene encoding ubl carboxyl-terminal hydrolase 18 isoform X1, translated as MGQRSGRQENSKKLELAVSETMQAEEKLQNNKEEDEEPMAKDRRLISVFGVADLKNGAIGLYNVGQSCCLNSVLQVFLMNIHFTGLLRRITVPPSAAQKRKNVPYQMLLLLEEMQRGKQKAVSPIALACCLSVYRVKLFVQHDAAQLFLTLWNLIKKQMKMPELVEELSDLYAICIQEHLACQKCSFEVKRKSSMITLPIPVLDFNSQVLKTLEACLQYFFHPEELTDKNMCFCEQCGRKTPFLQSMKLVHLPQTLTIHLKRFCFEESAKIHKLSHYLPFPQDLDFNAILTEDQCQADDKEKAAWQYELFAVVAHSGSTSCGHYCAYVRSLTECKWYCFNDSEVCQVSWDDVKCTYGHSSLHWGETAYLLTYMRKHSQ; from the exons ATGGGACAAAGAAGCGGACGtcaagaaaacagcaagaaactAGAGCTGGCAGTAAGTGAGACCATGCAGGCAGAAGAAAAGCTACAAAATAAtaaagaggaagatgaagagcCAATGGCCAAAGACCGGAGGCTAATATCAGTCTTTGGTGTGGCAGACTTGAAAAATG GAGCTATTGGACTGTACAACGttggacagagctgctgtctgAACTCTGTGCTTCAAGTGTTCCTCATGAATATACACTTCACAGGGTTACTTCGAAG GATCACAGTGCCACCAAGTGCTGctcagaagaggaagaatgtCCCGTACCAAATGCTCCTGCTGTTGGAGGAAATGCAGCGTGGCAAGCAGAAAGCTGTTTCTCCCATTGCCCTGGCGTGTTGCCTTTCAGTATACAGAGTGAAAT TGTTTGTGCAGCATGATGCTGCCCAGCTCTTTCTGACTCTCTGGAACTTGATAAAGAAGCAGATGAAAATGCCAGAGCTG GTTGAAGAGCTGAGTGATTTGTATGCCATCTGTATACAGGAGCACCTGGCCTGTCAGAAATGCTCTTTCGAAGTAAAGAGGAAGAGCAGCATGATAACCCTTCCAATCCCAGTGTTGGATTTCAATTCTCAAGTGCTGAAGACTCTG GAGGCCTGTctgcaatattttttccatCCAGAAGAACTGACTGATAAAAACATGTGTTTCTGTGAACAGTGTGGAAGGAAAACACCATTTCTGCAG AGCATGAAGCTAGTCCATCTGCCACAGACTCTGACCATACACCTAAAACGCTTCTGCTTTGAAGAATCGGCCAAGATTCACAAGCTCAGTCACTATCTGCCATTCCCACAAGACCTTGATTTCAATGCAATCTTGACAGAAGATCAGTGCCAAGCAGATGACAAAGAAAAG GCTGCCTGGCAGTATGagctttttgctgttgttgctcATTCAGGATCAACTAGTTGTGGACACTACTGTGCCTACGTTCGAAGTCTGACAGAATGTAAATGGTATTGCTTCAATGATTCCGAGGTTTGCCAG GTGTCATGGGATGATGTTAAGTGCACCTATGGACATTCCAGCCTCCATTG GGGAGAAACGGCCTATCTCTTGACTTACATGAGAAAACATTCTCAGTAG
- the LOC133627023 gene encoding tubulin alpha-8 chain, translating to MVDLEPTVVDEVRAGTFRELFHPEQLITGKEDAANNYARGHYTIGKESIDAVLDRVRKLTDACSGLQGFLIFHSFGGGTGSGFTSLLMERLSVDYGKKSKLEFAIYPAPQVSTAVVEPYNSILTTHTTLEHSDCAFMVDNEAIYDICRRNLDIERPTYTNLNRLISQIVSSITASLRFDGALNVDLTEFQTNLVPYPRIHFPLVTYAPIISCDRAHHEQLSVAEITNSCFEPNNQMVKCDPRHGKYMACCMLYRGDVVPKDVNVAIAAIKTKRTIQFVDWCPTGFKVGINYQPPTVVPGGDLAQVQRAVCMLSNTTAIAEAWARLDHKFDLMYAKRAFVHWYVGEGMEEGEFAEAREDLAALEKDYEEVGTDSFEEENDGE from the exons ATGGTGGATTTGGAACCAACTGTAGTAG ATGAAGTGCGGGCTGGCACCTTCCGGGAACTTTTTCATCCAGAGCAGCTAATCACTGGAAAGGAAGATGCTGCTAATAATTATGCCCGCGGTCACTATACCATTGGCAAAGAAAGCATTGATGCTGTGCTTGATCGCGTCCGTAAGCTG ACTGATGCCTGTTCTGGGCTGCAAGGATTCCTGATCTTCCACAGCTTTGGTGGGGGTACCGGCTCTGGCTTTACCTCTTTACTAATGGAACGACTCTCTGTGGATTATGGAAAGAAGTCCAAACTGGAGTTTGCCATCTACCCAGCCCCTCAGGTCTCCACCGCTGTGGTGGAGCCCTACAATTCTATCCTGACCACACACACCACCCTGGAGCACTCAGACTGCGCCTTCATGGTAGATAATGAGGCCATCTATGATATCTGCCGCCGAAACCTGGACATCGAGCGTCCCACTTACACCAACCTCAACCGCCTCATCAGCCAGATTGTCTCCTCCATCACCGCCTCTCTGCGCTTTGACGGTGCCCTCAACGTGGACCTGACGGAGTTCCAGACAAACCTGGTGCCCTACCCACGCATCCACTTCCCCTTGGTGACCTACGCCCCCATCATCTCCTGCGACAGAGCACATCACGAGCAGCTCTCGGTGGCTGAGATCACCAACTCCTGCTTTGAGCCCAACAACCAGATGGTGAAGTGTGACCCAAGACATGGGAAGTACATGGCTTGCTGCATGCTCTACCGTGGGGACGTTGTCCCCAAAGATGTCAATGTAGCAATTGCTGCCATCAAGACTAAGAGAACTATCCAGTTTGTCGACTGGTGTCCAACAGGCTTCAAG GTTGGGATCAACTATCAGCCTCCTACAGTAGTTCCTGGTGGAGACCTAGCCCAGGTTCAGCGAGCAGTCTGCATGCTGAGCAACACCACGGCCATTGCAGAGGCCTGGGCAAGGCTCGACCACAAGTTTGATCTGATGTATGCCAAAAGAGCTTTTGTGCACTGGTACGTGGGTGAAGGCATGGAGGAAGGAGAATTCGCAGAGGCCCGAGAGGACCTGGCTGCCCTGGAGAAGGACTATGAAGAAGTGGGAACTGACtcatttgaagaagaaaatgatggggagtaa